In one window of uncultured Acetobacteroides sp. DNA:
- a CDS encoding IS256 family transposase translates to MKEEEKVASFSYEEFEKEAIKGLYERKSLSGENGVFAPLLKHFLEKALALELEQHLKDSEGNKRNGATTKTVKSSNGEFELSPPRDRNGSFTPEIVAKRQVLLDDELCEKVLSLYAKGMSYADIRKLLMEVYGLSLSPAQMSELTDRLIPELQEWQQRPLSPLYAIVWFDAIHFKCREGGAVQGKALYNVYAVSQEGFRELLGIYIAGSESARFWLEVLQDLRLRGVEDILIACTDNLKGFSEAISSTFPETVIQSCIVHQVRSTLKYVVKKDYKAITADMRAIYGSPTLEAGEAELERFAERWGTKYPTAVKSWRENWYKLSSFFDFGREIRRLMYTTNPIEGIHRRMRKVTKTKGCFSSDMAIKKLIYLVIRDINSSPKREVAGWKLIYGQLCIKFAERMAKFGA, encoded by the coding sequence ATGAAAGAGGAAGAAAAAGTAGCGAGCTTCAGCTACGAGGAATTTGAGAAGGAGGCCATCAAAGGCCTTTACGAGCGCAAGAGCCTAAGCGGCGAGAATGGGGTGTTCGCCCCGCTGCTCAAGCACTTTTTGGAGAAGGCCCTAGCGCTGGAGCTGGAGCAGCACCTGAAGGATTCGGAGGGCAACAAGCGCAACGGCGCTACCACCAAAACGGTTAAGAGCTCGAACGGCGAGTTTGAGCTCAGCCCCCCCAGAGACCGTAACGGATCCTTTACCCCAGAGATCGTGGCCAAGCGGCAGGTGCTGCTGGACGACGAGCTCTGCGAGAAGGTGCTCTCGCTCTACGCCAAGGGGATGAGCTACGCCGACATTCGGAAGCTGCTGATGGAGGTTTACGGGCTTTCGCTCTCGCCCGCCCAGATGAGCGAGCTCACCGATCGGCTCATCCCCGAGCTGCAGGAGTGGCAGCAGCGCCCGCTGAGCCCGCTCTACGCGATAGTCTGGTTCGACGCCATCCACTTCAAGTGCCGCGAGGGCGGTGCAGTGCAGGGCAAGGCGCTCTACAACGTCTACGCGGTCAGCCAGGAGGGCTTTCGGGAGCTGCTGGGCATCTACATTGCCGGGAGCGAGTCGGCCCGCTTCTGGCTGGAGGTGCTGCAGGATCTGCGCCTTCGGGGCGTGGAGGACATCCTGATCGCCTGCACGGATAACCTCAAGGGCTTCAGCGAGGCCATCAGCAGCACCTTTCCCGAGACGGTCATCCAGAGCTGCATCGTCCACCAGGTGCGCAGCACGCTCAAGTACGTGGTTAAAAAAGACTACAAGGCCATCACCGCCGACATGCGGGCCATCTACGGCAGCCCCACGCTGGAGGCGGGCGAGGCGGAGCTCGAGCGCTTCGCCGAGCGCTGGGGGACGAAGTACCCCACCGCCGTCAAGAGCTGGCGGGAAAACTGGTACAAGTTGAGCTCCTTCTTCGACTTCGGCAGGGAGATCCGCCGGCTCATGTACACCACCAACCCCATCGAGGGCATCCACCGGCGCATGCGGAAGGTGACCAAGACCAAGGGGTGCTTCTCCTCCGACATGGCCATCAAGAAGCTGATATACCTCGTTATTCGGGATATCAACTCGAGCCCAAAGCGGGAAGTTGCGGGGTGGAAGCTCATCTACGGGCAGCTTTGCATTAAATTTGCCGAGCGGATGGCCAAGTTTGGAGCATGA
- a CDS encoding ABC transporter ATP-binding protein has translation MISVKDIRKEFGQLEVLKGICLDIEPNQVVSIVGASGAGKTTLLQIMGSLLKPSSGEVLIDGENICKMNDRTLSAFRNEKIGFVFQQHHLLPEFTALENVCIPGYIARRSSHEVERQAKELLELLGLSHRLSHRPQEMSGGEQQRVAVARSLINNPSVIFADEPSGNLDSHNKQELHSLFFKLRDQFGHTFVVVTHDLELAKMSDRIITLNDGMVVNG, from the coding sequence ATGATTTCAGTTAAAGATATTCGTAAGGAGTTTGGCCAGCTGGAGGTGCTTAAGGGGATTTGCCTTGATATTGAGCCGAACCAGGTGGTAAGCATTGTTGGTGCTAGCGGGGCGGGGAAGACTACCCTGCTGCAGATTATGGGCAGCTTGCTGAAGCCCTCGTCGGGAGAGGTGCTTATTGATGGGGAGAACATCTGCAAAATGAACGACCGGACGTTGTCGGCATTCCGCAACGAGAAGATTGGGTTTGTTTTTCAGCAGCACCACCTGCTGCCCGAGTTTACGGCGCTGGAGAACGTGTGCATCCCCGGGTATATTGCGCGTAGGAGCAGCCACGAGGTGGAGCGGCAGGCAAAGGAGCTGCTGGAGCTGCTGGGGCTGTCGCATCGACTGTCGCACCGTCCGCAGGAGATGTCGGGAGGGGAGCAGCAGCGCGTTGCCGTGGCACGGTCGCTGATCAACAACCCGTCGGTGATCTTTGCCGATGAGCCTTCGGGCAACCTCGACTCGCACAACAAGCAGGAGCTGCATAGCCTCTTCTTTAAGCTTCGCGACCAGTTTGGGCACACCTTTGTGGTGGTGACGCACGACTTGGAGCTGGCGAAGATGTCGGACCGCATCATCACCCTTAACGACGGGATGGTGGTAAATGGATAG
- a CDS encoding TIGR02757 family protein encodes MDSGLVDVKAFLDEQYRKYCHSAFIEDDPVQIPHLFSGQQNREIAGFFAAVFAWGQRSTIIAKSKELVARLDSNPFDFIINHTEADLRVLKGFRHRTFGEEDAVGFVRALAAIYRSYGSMDEFLIGQQVGTAQDALRALRRHFESVLGVASPTLRHVANVDAGSAAKRLNMFLRWMVRTDGEGVDFGLWQCLQPKDLLIPLDLHVGNVSRELGILTRKQNDLRAVLELTTVLRGFDSNDPVKYDFALFSVGVNGV; translated from the coding sequence ATGGATAGCGGATTGGTGGATGTGAAGGCGTTCCTTGATGAGCAGTACCGAAAGTACTGCCATTCTGCTTTTATTGAGGACGATCCTGTTCAGATTCCGCATCTTTTTTCGGGTCAGCAGAACCGCGAGATTGCGGGTTTCTTTGCGGCGGTGTTTGCTTGGGGGCAGCGGAGTACGATTATTGCCAAGTCGAAGGAGCTGGTTGCCCGCTTGGATAGCAATCCGTTTGATTTCATCATCAACCATACCGAAGCCGATTTACGGGTGCTGAAGGGCTTTCGGCATCGAACCTTTGGCGAGGAGGATGCCGTTGGGTTTGTACGTGCGCTGGCTGCCATTTACCGGAGCTACGGCAGCATGGACGAGTTTCTGATTGGACAGCAGGTAGGCACGGCGCAGGATGCGCTTCGTGCGCTTAGGAGGCACTTCGAATCTGTATTGGGGGTTGCTTCTCCGACGCTAAGGCATGTTGCTAACGTTGATGCTGGATCGGCTGCCAAAAGGCTGAACATGTTCCTTCGCTGGATGGTTCGAACGGATGGCGAGGGGGTGGATTTTGGGCTGTGGCAATGCCTTCAGCCGAAGGATTTGCTTATTCCGCTAGATCTGCACGTGGGCAATGTATCGCGCGAACTGGGGATTTTAACTCGGAAGCAAAACGACTTAAGGGCGGTGCTGGAACTTACGACGGTGCTCCGAGGGTTTGACTCTAACGACCCGGTCAAGTACGACTTTGCGCTGTTCTCTGTGGGGGTGAATGGAGTATAA
- a CDS encoding RagB/SusD family nutrient uptake outer membrane protein: MKRIKYFGIVVLSLFLFSCQKEFLDTTPTASVDAKNAFSSLDNAYAVINGIHRYMYNSGDYQDESGEASINLRRDMLGEDLCMTAAGNGWFNRFYQWTDHRNGQATANIYPWRFYYRIIANANAVIDGLNTKFADKKDDGFFQEIMAQALTYRAWAHFNLVQLYAKRYDPTKKGNNSQLGVVLSTTSEVLQRPRSTVEEVYAQINTDLNNAIALFKSSGSSPAQISDLSIYAAEAIKARVALTTGEWQTAIDYSSEALKAGKLFTAADFKANGGFPTIFSSYPGAGSEWIWGSQVKSDQNTYFASFFAYMSWNYSSTNIRTNPKTITRELYDAMPATDARKAMFSLTGYDIYAKAPNQLDSRALVASYETKKFSAVAPADSRGDIAYIRVAEMYLIKAEAEARIGGKDADAQNTLATLLTSRYDAGTYVKSANTGQALIDEILLQRRIELWGEGFRFTDLKRLDLPLARVITAVPDPAKPYKTGHITANYSGHHDPTLCVVTEVPAGDARWQWFIPKDEINANNLVIQNE, translated from the coding sequence ATGAAAAGAATAAAATATTTTGGAATAGTAGTTCTGTCACTCTTCCTATTCTCGTGCCAGAAAGAATTTCTCGACACAACACCAACCGCATCCGTTGATGCCAAAAACGCATTTTCGTCATTAGACAATGCGTATGCGGTTATCAATGGCATTCACCGCTACATGTATAATAGTGGCGATTATCAAGACGAAAGTGGCGAAGCTTCGATAAATCTTCGGAGAGATATGCTAGGCGAAGATTTATGTATGACTGCAGCTGGCAACGGTTGGTTTAACAGATTCTACCAATGGACCGATCATAGAAATGGACAAGCAACAGCTAATATTTACCCTTGGAGATTCTACTATCGTATCATTGCCAATGCAAATGCCGTTATCGATGGATTAAATACCAAGTTTGCCGACAAGAAAGACGATGGATTTTTTCAAGAAATTATGGCTCAAGCATTAACATACAGAGCATGGGCACACTTTAACCTAGTTCAACTATACGCAAAACGCTACGATCCTACAAAAAAAGGAAACAATAGCCAACTTGGAGTAGTGCTAAGCACAACATCTGAGGTTCTTCAAAGACCTCGTTCTACAGTTGAAGAAGTTTATGCGCAAATCAATACAGATCTTAACAATGCTATTGCCCTATTCAAATCTTCGGGATCTTCTCCTGCACAGATTTCAGATCTATCCATTTATGCTGCTGAAGCCATCAAGGCTAGAGTTGCATTGACAACAGGAGAATGGCAAACGGCAATTGATTATTCATCAGAAGCATTAAAAGCAGGTAAGCTTTTTACTGCCGCAGACTTTAAAGCAAATGGTGGATTTCCAACTATCTTCAGTTCTTACCCTGGTGCTGGTTCGGAATGGATTTGGGGTAGCCAAGTTAAGTCGGATCAAAACACTTACTTTGCAAGTTTCTTTGCTTATATGTCATGGAACTATAGTTCTACAAACATTAGAACGAATCCAAAAACCATTACTCGCGAGCTATATGATGCTATGCCAGCAACCGATGCTCGCAAGGCCATGTTCTCGCTAACCGGTTACGACATCTATGCTAAAGCACCAAACCAACTTGATTCACGCGCTCTTGTAGCTTCATATGAAACTAAAAAGTTCAGCGCAGTAGCTCCTGCTGATAGCCGTGGAGATATCGCCTATATTAGAGTTGCAGAAATGTACCTCATCAAGGCTGAAGCCGAAGCTAGAATCGGCGGAAAAGATGCTGATGCCCAGAATACATTAGCAACATTACTAACAAGCAGATACGATGCTGGTACTTACGTAAAATCGGCAAATACAGGACAAGCCCTGATTGATGAAATCCTTCTCCAACGCCGAATCGAGTTATGGGGCGAAGGTTTCCGATTTACCGATTTAAAGAGACTAGATCTTCCTTTAGCAAGAGTAATTACTGCAGTACCTGATCCTGCAAAACCATACAAGACTGGCCACATTACAGCAAATTACTCGGGACATCACGACCCAACTCTTTGTGTGGTTACTGAAGTTCCTGCTGGCGATGCCAGATGGCAGTGGTTTATCCCTAAGGATGAAATCAACGCGAATAACCTTGTTATTCAAAACGAATAG
- a CDS encoding SusC/RagA family TonB-linked outer membrane protein produces the protein MRRFLTLLVTLLVFGAGSALGQVKQVSGVVTSADDKQPIPGASVFVKEAPTVGTSTDINGKYTLKGIPANAKTIVFRFVGYSTLEMPIKAELSPSLQSETQKIDEVVVTAMGISKEKKALAYAVQDVKADELTKGANTNLASALQGKVSGVEISPSSGMPGASAKMTIRGSRSFTGDNSPLYIVDGMPITSTSDMSTGNSVTGTDFANRSVDLDPNDIENINVLKGQAASALYGMRASNGVVLITTKSGKGVAKGKPVITLNSNLSFDVISVMPDLQTEFAQGSGGAYDPTASTSYGPAISKLADDPGYGGNTVNDYTSELGKHAGKYYVPQLAKAGLDPWATPRSYKNAEKFFKTGVTSSNSANISQNFEKGNYSFTLGNTKSEGIVPSTGLNRYNAKMAAEAQLNSNWSTGFTGNYVASKITKQSSANNGVVATVFPAPPSYDLAGIPSHIKEDLYKQNTYRSTSGFDGAYWAVDNNSFTERSQRFFGNAFLKYSTKLNTDNQKLDIKYQLGDDSYTTDYSDIWGYGHSNATGEIYQYGFTVNEMNSLLTAAYSWKISDKLSFDALLGNELVDTKKKYYNEYGKDFNFSGWNHMNNASVYNSSESYTKHRTVGFFGNMSLAYDNMLFLNVTGRNDVVSSMPRNNRSFFYPSVSLGWIFTELDAVKNNILTYGKLRASYAEVGQAGEYVESHYSTPTYGGGFSSGTPLLYPIGTIVAFTPNKTVYDPKLKPQNTKSYEIGADLAFLNGLVSVNYTFSRQNVKDQIFDVPLAGSTGSSLLRTNGGSIHTNAHEFSVSVAPIKRNNFKWDFAFNFTKIDNYVDELAPGVNSIFLGGFTEPQIRAGIGYKFPVIYGVSYLRNSEGKIIVDSKGLPQTGEEKVIGTVSPDFQLGFNNTFEIYKFRISALIDWKSGGQMYGGTAGMLNFYGVSKKSVDFRKKDFFYCEGDAVKVTGTDANGKSTYAPNDIKISGANAQTYFSRLSDISESMIYDNSFVKLREISVSYPVWNKRGITVNVNAFARNILLWSELKGLDPEAAQGNTNMAGAFERFSLPGTSSYGFGINIKF, from the coding sequence ATGAGGCGATTTTTAACGTTACTCGTAACGCTGCTTGTCTTTGGCGCTGGTTCAGCACTAGGCCAAGTAAAGCAAGTTTCAGGGGTTGTTACATCGGCCGATGACAAACAACCAATTCCCGGGGCGAGTGTCTTTGTAAAAGAGGCTCCAACAGTAGGCACATCTACCGATATCAACGGTAAGTATACCCTAAAAGGCATTCCAGCTAATGCCAAAACAATCGTGTTCCGTTTTGTCGGCTACTCCACTCTCGAAATGCCAATCAAAGCAGAATTGAGCCCATCATTACAATCAGAGACCCAAAAGATTGATGAGGTTGTGGTTACAGCTATGGGCATCTCCAAAGAAAAGAAAGCTCTGGCGTATGCCGTTCAAGACGTAAAGGCCGACGAACTCACCAAGGGTGCAAACACAAACTTGGCAAGCGCACTGCAAGGTAAAGTCTCAGGTGTCGAAATTTCACCTTCATCAGGTATGCCAGGAGCCTCTGCAAAAATGACAATCAGAGGATCTCGCTCTTTTACAGGCGACAACTCTCCTCTTTACATTGTTGATGGCATGCCTATTACGTCAACGTCAGACATGAGTACAGGAAACTCTGTTACTGGTACTGACTTTGCGAATCGCTCAGTAGACCTCGACCCCAATGACATCGAAAACATAAACGTACTGAAGGGGCAAGCTGCTTCTGCGCTATATGGTATGCGTGCTAGCAACGGGGTGGTACTTATTACAACTAAAAGTGGTAAGGGTGTTGCAAAAGGCAAGCCTGTAATCACCTTAAACTCAAATTTGTCATTTGATGTTATTTCGGTAATGCCCGATTTGCAAACTGAATTCGCCCAAGGTTCTGGTGGCGCTTATGACCCAACAGCATCTACCTCATATGGTCCTGCAATTTCGAAATTAGCAGATGATCCTGGCTATGGTGGTAATACCGTAAATGACTATACCTCCGAATTAGGTAAGCACGCAGGTAAGTACTATGTTCCACAACTTGCAAAAGCAGGACTAGACCCTTGGGCTACTCCACGCTCCTACAAAAACGCGGAAAAGTTCTTCAAAACAGGAGTTACCTCAAGCAACTCTGCCAATATCTCCCAGAATTTTGAAAAGGGAAACTACTCCTTTACCTTAGGGAATACCAAGTCAGAAGGTATTGTACCATCGACAGGCTTAAATAGGTATAACGCAAAGATGGCAGCAGAAGCGCAGCTTAACAGCAACTGGTCAACAGGTTTTACCGGCAACTATGTGGCATCAAAAATTACCAAACAATCTTCTGCAAACAACGGAGTTGTAGCAACCGTTTTCCCTGCACCTCCAAGCTACGACTTAGCAGGCATCCCCAGTCACATAAAGGAAGATCTTTATAAACAAAACACCTACCGCTCAACTTCAGGATTTGATGGAGCCTACTGGGCTGTTGACAACAATAGCTTTACAGAAAGATCTCAACGCTTCTTCGGAAATGCATTCTTAAAGTACTCTACGAAACTTAATACTGACAACCAAAAATTAGATATCAAGTATCAGCTAGGTGACGATTCATATACAACTGATTATTCTGACATCTGGGGATATGGACACTCAAATGCCACAGGTGAAATATACCAATATGGTTTTACTGTCAATGAGATGAACTCGTTGCTAACCGCAGCTTATAGCTGGAAGATTAGCGACAAGCTGTCATTTGATGCCCTTTTGGGTAACGAACTTGTTGATACGAAAAAGAAGTATTACAATGAGTATGGCAAGGATTTCAACTTTTCTGGATGGAATCATATGAACAATGCTTCAGTTTACAATTCATCAGAATCGTACACCAAACATAGAACGGTTGGTTTTTTTGGGAACATGTCGCTAGCATACGACAACATGTTATTCCTAAATGTAACAGGCCGTAATGATGTTGTATCCTCTATGCCTCGTAATAATCGTTCGTTCTTCTACCCATCCGTATCCTTAGGTTGGATCTTCACGGAGTTGGATGCCGTTAAAAACAACATACTAACTTATGGTAAGTTAAGGGCATCATATGCAGAAGTTGGGCAAGCTGGCGAATATGTAGAATCACACTATTCTACTCCTACCTATGGAGGTGGCTTTTCTTCTGGAACCCCACTGCTATATCCTATTGGTACTATAGTTGCCTTTACCCCTAATAAAACGGTATACGATCCAAAATTGAAGCCACAAAACACTAAATCGTATGAGATTGGTGCCGATTTGGCATTTTTAAATGGATTAGTTTCAGTAAACTACACCTTCTCACGTCAAAATGTAAAGGATCAAATATTTGATGTACCACTGGCAGGTTCTACCGGTTCTTCCCTATTGAGAACTAATGGTGGATCGATCCACACCAATGCACATGAGTTTTCAGTTTCTGTCGCCCCAATTAAAAGGAATAACTTCAAGTGGGACTTTGCATTTAACTTTACAAAGATTGACAACTATGTTGACGAACTAGCCCCTGGCGTTAACAGCATCTTCCTAGGTGGTTTCACAGAACCTCAAATTCGTGCAGGTATTGGATATAAATTCCCAGTAATTTATGGCGTAAGCTACCTACGAAATAGCGAAGGCAAGATTATTGTTGATTCAAAAGGATTACCTCAGACAGGCGAAGAAAAGGTTATTGGCACAGTTTCTCCTGATTTCCAACTCGGATTCAACAATACTTTCGAAATTTACAAATTCCGCATTTCGGCATTAATCGATTGGAAGAGTGGTGGTCAAATGTATGGTGGTACCGCAGGTATGCTTAATTTCTATGGTGTTAGCAAAAAATCAGTAGATTTTCGTAAGAAAGACTTCTTCTATTGCGAAGGAGATGCTGTAAAGGTTACGGGAACTGATGCCAATGGAAAATCAACATACGCACCTAACGATATTAAAATTTCTGGAGCAAATGCACAAACCTACTTCAGCAGGTTGAGCGACATCTCCGAATCAATGATTTACGACAATTCATTTGTCAAGTTACGTGAAATCTCTGTCAGCTATCCCGTTTGGAATAAAAGAGGTATTACCGTAAATGTAAATGCATTTGCTAGAAACATCCTACTATGGTCTGAGCTTAAAGGCCTTGATCCTGAAGCAGCACAGGGTAACACCAATATGGCAGGAGCTTTCGAACGTTTCTCGCTCCCCGGAACCTCTAGCTATGGATTTGGGATAAATATTAAATTCTAA
- a CDS encoding SusD/RagB family nutrient-binding outer membrane lipoprotein, giving the protein MKTIFNIPKVFLAGAVFAAALVSCSEDTMDEINKDINNTKDAPAKFILADVITSTAVNNAGGDISTYASVYVEHEVGVHNQLFRADQRTNEPTAASTFNNTWGQLYIALKNAKIAIEKCSKGGSQEGNDVTKGIAEVLAAYNLALVTDMFGDVPWTESCDWTKFMNPKIDKQEKVYAQVMTYLDAAIVDLQGKDSHLSGGMGDFDLLYNGNKAKWLKFAYGLKARYTMHLIKRSADKNGDLQKVIDYVDKSFQSPDDQAAFAIYDASNLNPKFDFYWSREALGASQSLVDKLVERDDPRMRRIFFDYNSWAQITGADDENASIAPNGTGVEKIGKYNVSMFCYAQTAPTLLLSYHEILFLKAEALCRLNKASDAEPIVKEAFIAGIANAEVGVNAALNAPNVLKYGGLTETTQAISATEAADYFDNKVLPLFNANPLKETMVQKYLAFFNASSESTECYNDVRRLMALGENFIKLNNPNKFPLRCPYGVDDTTANPNVQKAYGDGQYVYTEPVWWAGGTR; this is encoded by the coding sequence ATGAAAACAATATTCAATATACCAAAAGTATTCTTGGCAGGAGCAGTCTTTGCTGCCGCGCTAGTTTCATGCTCGGAAGATACGATGGATGAAATCAACAAGGATATTAACAACACAAAAGATGCTCCAGCAAAATTTATTCTTGCTGATGTCATTACTTCAACAGCAGTAAATAATGCAGGAGGCGATATCAGCACATATGCCTCTGTTTATGTAGAGCATGAGGTGGGAGTACACAACCAGCTATTCCGTGCAGATCAGCGAACTAACGAACCAACTGCAGCATCAACATTCAACAACACTTGGGGTCAGCTTTATATTGCTTTGAAAAATGCTAAGATTGCCATAGAAAAGTGTTCAAAAGGTGGAAGCCAAGAAGGAAATGACGTAACCAAAGGAATAGCCGAAGTGTTGGCTGCTTATAATCTAGCCTTAGTTACCGATATGTTTGGTGATGTACCTTGGACTGAATCCTGCGATTGGACTAAATTCATGAACCCTAAAATTGACAAGCAGGAAAAAGTTTATGCGCAAGTAATGACGTATTTAGATGCGGCAATAGTAGATCTACAAGGAAAAGATTCTCATCTTTCAGGAGGTATGGGAGATTTCGACTTGCTCTACAACGGCAACAAAGCTAAATGGTTAAAGTTTGCCTATGGCTTAAAAGCTCGTTACACGATGCACCTAATCAAGCGTTCGGCAGATAAAAATGGAGATTTGCAAAAAGTTATTGATTATGTTGATAAATCATTCCAATCGCCAGATGATCAAGCAGCTTTCGCAATCTATGATGCATCTAACTTAAACCCAAAGTTTGACTTCTATTGGAGCCGTGAAGCGTTGGGAGCTAGCCAAAGCCTCGTAGATAAACTTGTTGAAAGAGATGACCCTCGTATGAGACGTATATTCTTCGACTACAATTCTTGGGCTCAAATTACAGGTGCTGATGATGAAAATGCTAGTATTGCACCAAATGGAACTGGAGTTGAAAAAATTGGGAAGTATAATGTATCAATGTTCTGCTATGCTCAAACCGCTCCAACACTCCTTTTAAGTTACCATGAAATACTATTTTTAAAGGCAGAAGCTCTCTGTCGTTTAAACAAAGCCTCAGATGCAGAACCAATTGTTAAAGAAGCCTTTATTGCTGGCATTGCCAATGCAGAGGTTGGAGTTAATGCTGCTTTAAATGCTCCCAACGTACTAAAGTATGGAGGATTAACTGAAACAACTCAAGCAATATCCGCTACTGAAGCCGCAGACTATTTTGACAATAAAGTACTCCCTCTATTTAATGCAAATCCATTGAAAGAGACGATGGTTCAAAAATATCTTGCCTTCTTCAATGCATCAAGTGAGTCTACAGAATGCTATAACGACGTTAGAAGGTTGATGGCATTAGGAGAAAACTTTATAAAGCTTAACAACCCTAACAAGTTCCCACTTCGTTGCCCCTATGGCGTTGACGATACTACTGCAAATCCTAATGTACAAAAAGCATATGGAGATGGTCAGTATGTTTACACAGAACCTGTTTGGTGGGCTGGTGGTACTCGCTAG
- a CDS encoding methyltransferase, protein MANSWFQFKQFKVEQGKTAMKVGTDGVLLGAWANVSGAASILDVGTGTGLIALMLAQRTVESHIMAIDIDANAVEQATENATQSPWANRIAVATSDYNHFRVGESQLFDLIVSNPPYFKQSLKPPTKSRSLARHDHALSHENLIDNSVRLLKEHGRLCVILPYVEGSVFVALAASRGLFCTRKTNVYATPNADIKRLLLEFSRVQVKMMEDNLVIEEGGRHAYSKEYLALTREFYLFG, encoded by the coding sequence ATGGCAAACAGTTGGTTTCAGTTTAAGCAGTTTAAGGTAGAGCAGGGGAAGACGGCCATGAAGGTGGGCACCGATGGCGTGCTGCTTGGTGCTTGGGCGAATGTGAGCGGCGCTGCATCTATCCTAGATGTAGGTACGGGTACGGGGTTGATTGCCCTGATGCTTGCTCAGCGTACCGTAGAGTCCCACATTATGGCTATTGATATTGATGCCAATGCTGTTGAGCAGGCTACTGAGAATGCTACACAGAGCCCTTGGGCTAATAGAATTGCAGTTGCGACATCCGACTACAACCACTTTAGGGTGGGGGAGTCCCAACTCTTTGATCTGATAGTATCCAATCCTCCCTACTTTAAGCAGTCGCTAAAGCCGCCAACCAAATCGCGCTCTTTGGCTCGTCATGATCATGCGCTGTCGCACGAAAACCTTATCGATAATTCGGTTCGGTTGCTAAAAGAGCATGGTCGGCTGTGTGTTATTCTGCCATATGTGGAGGGTAGCGTATTTGTTGCTCTTGCGGCTTCGCGGGGACTATTCTGTACCCGAAAAACGAATGTATATGCCACCCCTAATGCCGATATAAAGCGGCTACTGCTAGAGTTCTCTCGAGTACAGGTGAAAATGATGGAGGATAATTTGGTTATCGAAGAGGGTGGGCGTCATGCCTACTCGAAGGAGTATTTGGCGTTGACTAGGGAGTTTTACTTGTTTGGGTAG